Part of the uncultured Fusobacterium sp. genome, ATTTTTTAAATTTCGTCAATAACTTTTTTTTATTTTTTAAAGAAAAAAAATAAAGGCATTAAATAAGCCGAGTTTTGTATGTGCTGATCATTTATCTAATCCTATAATTGCTTATAGTTTCTAGCAACTTACCCTGAAAGCTGGACGAGCAGCCCTTAACCTTTCCTATTTAGTCTTGCTCCAGAGGGGGTTTACCAAGCTTTCTTAGTCTCCTAAGAAACTGGTGGTCTCTTACACCACCTTTTCACCCTTACCATAATGGCGGTCTATTTTCTGTGGCACTTTCCTTAAAGTTACCTTTAGCAGCCGTTAGCTGCCCTCTTGCTCTGCGGAGCTCGGACTTTCCTCTCCTTGTTACCAAGCAGCGATCAACTTTAATACCTTTTATTTATTTACTTATTTTTTTCTTTTAGCTCTCTCCTCTTTTTTTGAATTGAAAGCACTCTTATTATAATACCAAAAATTACAAAAAATGCAATAGCTATCCCACCAAAAATATTAAATTTTTCATTTTTAGTAACTTCTTCTTCAACAACTATTGGTTCTTCTATTTTTATTTTATCTAAAATACCATCTATTCCTTCTAAAACTTCTATTGAATATTTTCCAATCTCTCCTTTAGAAAGAGTTCCTTCAGCATTACTTAAAATTAGATTTATATCTTCTTGATAATCTTCAACATCAATATCTCTAGAAAAATTTAATTCTATCTTTCCTTTGCTATTCTCCTCTTTTTTTATATTAAGAATTATAACTTTTTCAGGATCTTCTACACTAAACCCCTCTTCTAATGAAAGAGTGTTTACATGTATATGAAGTTTTCTCTTGTTTTCTAGCTCTGTTATTTTTTGTTCCACACTAACTTTTTCCTCTTCTGAAAAAAGTTTTAAAGTATCATTAACCCCTGCATAAGAGTTTCCCATTACTATAATTAACCCAATTGTTATTAAAAGTTTTTTCACTCTTTTCTCCTTAATATATTTCAAAAATAGGTCCATCATTAAAAGTTATAATCTCAATACCCATTCCCTCTATATCTTTTCTTAATAATTCCACAAAACAATTTTCACTTTCAAAGTGTCCAATATCAAAAACGTTTATTCCTGCTTCTTTAGCATCTAAGGCATCGTGATACCCTATATCTCCAGTTATAAATAAATCTGCTCCTAAAGATTTAACTTTTCTCCAATAACTCATTCCAGAACCATTTATAAGAGCAACTTTTTTTACTTTTTTTTCTCTATCTTCGCTAATTATTCTTATATTTTTTATTTTTAATTTTTTTTTAATAAAATTTGCATATTCATCTATATTCATCTCTTTTGAAATTGTATATAATCTCCCTATTCCAACTTCATTATCAAACTCGTTTGCATCAATAATCTTTGAATTTTCTACTTCTAACAGATTTAAAATATAGTCATTTAAACCATCTTTAGATGCATCTAAATTTGTATGCATAGCATATAGCGATTTATTATTTTCTATAAGTTTTATTATCTTTCTTCCTAAATTATCCATTGTAGTTACACTTTTTACTGGTTTAAAAATCATAGGATGATGTGTAATTATTAAATCTACACTATTTTTTATTGCATTTTCTATGGCTCTATCGGTAGCATCAAGAGAAAACTGAACTTTTTTTACCTCTTGATTTAACTTTCCGACAATCAATCCTACATTATCCCAACTTTCTGCATTTATTTTAGGATATTTCTTTTCTAAAGCTCCTATTATATCTTTTACTTTTATCATAGAGCTATCTTCCCTTCAACAGTTGAAAGAATTAAAAGCGCCTCTTGGAAAAGAGTTTCTCCTTGACCTTTCTCCAATCCTAGTTTTTCCTCTATCTCATATATAGAGTGTCTTTTTTCACTTCCAAAACCAAAATAAAGATTTAATATCTCTATATGTCTTAAACTTAATCTATTATTCAAATTAAAGAAATTTATTTTTTTATCAACTAATCTTTCTCTTTTTTCTATGGCTTCAATACTTGGTAAAAGATCTTCCTCTTTCAAATAAACTTCACCATGTTCATGCTCCTCTTCATGTTCATGATGATGCTCTTTTCCAAAGTTTTCTTTCTTAGTTTTAAAGTAGTTCATAAATTCATACTTTATATCTTCCACTTTATTTTGAATAAACATAACCATCTCTTTTATTATCCAAAATTTACAATAGTTCTTAAACTCTCCATTCTCTTCTAAATTATAATTTGATATAGCTTTCATAAGTCCAACTGTTCCTTCTTGCACAATATCCATATAAGCTATTCCCTCTCTAGTATAATTAAAAGCTATAGAAGCTACTTCTCCCAAATATTTTATTACAATCTCTTCACTATCTTCAATATTTTCTAATTGCTCTTTTTCTTCCTCTTCACTTATAACTTCTAAATTAGCTATTTCATCAAGATAATCTATAACAGTTTCCTCTGTAAATTCCTCCATATCTTCTAGTTCTTTTAATTTTATATTTTCAACAATAACTTCAACTTTCAAATCTTTATTTTCTTTTAAAAACTCTTTAAATTTCTCATCATCAGAATATTTTTCTATTATTAATTTTTCTAGATCTTTTAACTTAATACTCTTCATTTTTATCCTCCACTAAAGAAATAGGAGCATAAATGCTCCTATTCCCCATTATACTTTAAAATCCTCTAATTTTTTTCTTCTACTTGGATGTCTTAATTTTCTTAGAGCTTTTACCTCTATTTGTCTAATTCTTTCTCTTGTTACTTTAAATATTTTTCCAACCTCTTCTAGAGTCTTAGGAGAACCATCATCTAATCCATATCTATATCTTAAAACTCTCTCTTCTCTACTACTTAATGTATTTAATACTCCATCAAGTTGTTCTCTCAATAAAGATCTATTAGTTAACTCATACGGATTTAGCATTTTTTGATCTTCAACAAAATCTCCAAGTTCACTATCCTCTTCACTTCCTACTGGAGTTTCCAATGATATAGGATCTTGGTTCATCTCTTGTATAGCTTTTACCTTTTCAACTTCCATTCCTAATCTTTCAGCTAATACTTCTGGAGTGGCATCCTTTCCTGTTTCTTGAAGATAAATTCTAGCTTCTTTCTTAATTTTATTAATAGTTTCTATCATATGAACTGGGATTCTAATTGTTCTTCCTTGATCTGCAATAGCTCTTGTTATAGCTTGTCTTATCCACCAAGTTGCATATGTTGAGAATTTATATCCTTTAGTATATTCAAATTTCTCAACAGCTTTCATAAGACCTATATTTCCTTCTTGAATTAAATCTAATAGTTTTAAACCTCTATTAGTATGTTTTTTAGCTATACTTACAACAAGTCTTAGGTTAGCTTCAACTAATTGTTTTTGTGCCCAATCGTCCCCTTCTAAAGCTCTTTTAGCATATTCAAGTTCTTCATCGTGACTTAATAGAGGGATCTGTCCAATCTCTCTCAAATACATTTTTATAGGCTCATCAACTTTCATATCTCCAGATAGATTAAATAGATCATCACTTATTAACTCATCTTCACTAATCTCTTCTAATTCTTCAGGATTAAAGTGATCAAAATCATCTATATCATCTACTCTATCATCAATAAAATCATCTATATCATCTTCTTCAGGAAAATCCTCTTTTTCCACTACTTTTATCTCTTCTTCTTCTGGAACTGATACTGGTTTTACTTTTGCTTTAGACTTAGATTTTTCTTTTGTTTTTAAAGCAGTTACTAATTTTTTTTCTCTATCTAGATCTTCTTTTCTAACGATTTTTATTCCTTGATCCATCATTCCAGTTATTAATTGTTCTATTTTTTCAACTGGAAAATCACTCTTTAGTTCATCATTTATCTCTTCATAAGTTATACACTTATTTTCCATTGCTTTTCTGACTAAAGAAAGAACTTTTTCGTTTTTTATAAAATCCCTCATTATCTGAAGCCTCCTCTAAAAATTTATAGATTAATTATTTCTTCATACTCTTTATATATATCCAATACTTTAGAGAAATTTCCTGCCCTGCTTAACTGCATCTCTATACTCTTTATCTTCATAAAACGGCTCAAATTCTCTCTATTTTTCAACTGTTCTTTTATCTCTATTCTAAACCATGAGACAAAAATCTCCTCTAACAATTTTTGCGTCTTTTCTTCACTAGAAAAATCATTTATTGCTAAGCAAATAACTATTTCCCACTCTTCAGTTTCAGACTTTGTTAATACTATCTCATCTTTTATCTCTTTTACAATACTTTTTATATTTTCTTCATTTTCTTCAATATATGAAAAAACTTTTTTTGTAAGTGATCCTTTTATATTCTTATTTTTAAAATATTTAAAGTAACTTTTATCTTTAACTATTAAAGCTAAAGTCAATTCCTCTAATAATGGAGCTGCTGCTTCTCTTATAAAGTTACTACTCTCTTTTATCTCTTCAAATTTTCTAACTTTCTTTTTATTTTTGTCTATAAGAGTTTCTTTTAATATCTCTTTTTCTATATCTAATTGTTTAGATAATTTATCTAAATATATACTCTTTTCTAAATCTGTTTCTATACATTGAAAAAAGTCTTTGAATCTACTTACAAAATTGGTTTTTGACATTGTATTACTTAAATCAAACTCTCTTGAGTAATACTTAAATAAAAAATCAAATATCTCCATAGAATTTTTTACAGCTTTTAAAAACTCATCTCTTCCATAAGCTTTTAAAAATTCATCTGGATCCTTTGCTCCCTCAAGAATTAAAACTCTAATATTAAATCCCAAAGATTTCAATATTAGTCCTGCTCTTTCTGTTGCAGATTGCCCTGGTGCATCAGAATCAAAAGCTAATATAACATTTGAAGTATATCTCTTTAAAAGCTTTCCCTGCTCCTCAGTAAGTGCCGTTCCCAAAGGTGCCAATGCTACATCAAATCCATATAGATATCCAGATAGAACATCCATATACCCTTCCATCAACATAGCATAATTTTTTTTCTTTATTATACTATTTCTTTCAAATCCATATAAATTTTTTCCCTTTTTAAATATAGGAGTATCTGGTGAATTTATATACTTAGGTATCTCCTTACTCTTTTCAAGAGTTCTTCCTCCAAAAGCTATAACCTTTCCAGAAGTTGAATAAATAGGAAAAATAATTCTATTTCTAAAGGCATCATACTGCCCTTTCTCACTCTCTTTTACCAATCCAAGAGATATTATATCACTTAAACTATGCCCCTTATTTATAAGATAATCATTAAGTTCACTCCATCTATTTGGAGCAAATCCTAATCTATTTTCTTTTATGATTTTAGGATTTATCTTTCTACCTGCTAAATACTCTAGAGCCTCTCTTCCAGAGTTGCTAAATATACTCTCCTGGAAAAAAATATGAGCATCTTCCATTATCTTATAATATCTTTCAAAATTTTCATTCTCTTTAGAATTTTCTTTTATTCCTTTTATAGGAATATTATATTTTTTAGACAGCTCCTCCACTGCCTCAGAAAAACCTATTTTTTTATACTTAGAATAAAATGTTACTGGATTTCCACCTGCTCCACATACGAAACATTTACAAATATTTTTACTTGGATTTACCATAAAAGATGGTGTAGTATCTGGATGAAACGGACATAGTCCCTTATAATTAGATCCAGCTTTTTTTAATTCAACAAACTCGCCAACTACCTCTTCAATTCTTAAACTCTCAATAAGCATATCTATATCTTCAGATCTATATTTCATTAAGAAAGATCTGATAATATAGAGAATTTTATTTTTATATTTTTATTTAATATGCTATTTTTAAGTTTACTCATAATTGGCTCCTCAGTTGGTAAAAAAATATTTTTACGTTATTCTATAGTATAATATATTTTTTATAAATAATCAAATTTTTTATAATAAAATACAAAAAAGAGAGTAACCTTAAATTTTTAGGTCATTCTCTTTTTGTATATAATTCCCTAAATAAGCTTTTTCATTTCTTCTTGAGTTTGATAATTTAAATAATCATCTTTTATCTTATCTTTATTTTCATTAAAGTCTGCAGCTTTATATTTTACCTCTTTTACTTTTTCAAAAATAAAGATTGCATCATTTATCACTGCTGTTTCTATTTTATTTAAAGGAGCTTTAAATATAAGTTTTGTAAGATCACTATTATATCCTAGATTTGGAATATATCCAGCATCATTTATATTTGAATAAAGTCCACTATGAAGAACATCTTTATTCTCTTTAGCTATATCTTCAAATTTTATTTTATTCTCAACTAATTTTACTTTTAATTCTCCTATCTCTTTCTCTTTTTGTTCTAAAGTTTCTTGAGATATTTTTGGAGTAATTAATATATGACTAGCTTTAGCTCTCTCTTCCTCATCATTTCTATCAGCTATATAAATTAAATGTTGTCCAAATATAGTTTCAACTGGTTTAGGATATATCTTTCCTACTTCTCCTTCAAATACTGCTTTTTGGAACGGTTCAACCATATCCTTTTTAGAGAACCAACCTAAATCTCCACCATTAGAGTTAGGTTCATCAGTGTTTTCTCTTGCCATATCTGCAAAGTTTTCAACTGTTAATTTTTTTAAAATCTCATTAGCTTTTTCTTTAGCAGCTTCTTTATCAGCTTCTGAAGGATCAACTTTTAATATTGCAATATAAGCATCTGTACTTGGGAAAATATCATATGCCATTCTATTTTTATTAAAGAATTCTTTTAATTGTTCATCTGTAGGGTTTAAAGAATTTTTTATATTTTCAAAAAGTCCTTTATTGTACTCAGCAAATTTATATTCAATTGGAAGAGTTTCATCTACTTTTACTCCTCTTGCAACTGCAGCTTTTACAAGTTTAAATTGATTTTCAAAGTAGTCTTTGCTCAATTCTCTTGCTTTTTCTCTATCTCCATTTGTTAAAAATAGATTTTGTAAAGTTCTTCTTGCCATATCTAAATTAGTAATAACAAATCCATCTGATTCTAATTCAGGTTTTTCTACATAAGCAGAGTATTCATCAGCAACATTTTCTAGTTTTATTTTATTTCTATATTGTTCTAATAATGCTGCATACTCTTCATTACCTTTTATCTCTTTTAGCTCTTTTACTATACTGTTTTTAACTTCATCTAATTTTTTCCCATTAAACATAGTATATTGATTTTCATTATAGTACTCTTTTATCTCGTCTTCTGTTGGAGTAATATTTTCACGAACTTTTTCAAGAGTTTTTGCTACAATAAGATTTTTTTCTAATTCATCTTTAAAACTTCTTCTAGTATATCCTTGCACTTGTAGCATTCTTTTAAACTGCTCTTTATTTCCAATAGAACTTTCTATTCTATCATATTGCTCACTAACTTCACTTCCAGGTACTTTAACCTTTAAATCCTCAGCTATTTTCAAAGTAATATTTTTATCTACAACTTCATTAAAAGCTATGATATCAATTAAACTTCTATCTATTTTATCTCCTAAATATTTTGAATATCCATCAATCATTGTAGATTTTGTTCTTTCTACTTCAAGTTTCGATATTTTTTCTCCATCTAATTTAAAGGCATAAGTAGCTCCACTACCACTCATACTTCCTTTAAGGTTCATCAGTGTTAAATAACTTCCACTTAATACAAATAATATAGTGACAAACCAGATAATAGGTTTCATTTGTTTACGAAATTTTCTAATTGCCATAACTTATGCATTATCAGAATATATCTGATAATCTCCCCTTTCCTTTTTTATCTATAGCTTATATTACTTTCAATTAGTTATTTTTATTTAAAATCTAAACCGTATTTTCTAATTTTTTCATATAGAGTTGTTCTTCCAATTCCAAGAAGTTTTGATGTTTCTTGTTTATTCCATCTTGTTTTTTGAAGAGCAATAGCTATAACTACTTTTTCCACATCTGCTAAACTATAGATCTCTTGTTCAAGAATATCTTTTAATGGTCCAACTCCTACAACTGTTTTATTTTCAACAGTATCAGATTTCATTTTTATTTCTAATGGTAGATCTTCTATTCCAATTATTTTATCAGTAGAAAGTATAACCATTCTTTCTATCATATTTTTTAACTCTCTAATATTTCCAGGATAAGAATATTCCATTAAATATTTCATAGCTTCTCCTGAAATAACTGGAGTGTCTCTATGAAGTTCTCTAACTATCTTATTTAAGAAATAGTTAGCTAGTAGAGGAATATCTTCTTTTCTATCTCTTAGAGGTGGAACTTCAATTGGGAATACTGTTAATCTATGGTATAGATCTTTTCTGAATTTTCCCTTTTCTGTTTCATCTTTAAGGTCTTTATCACTAGCAACAATAAATCTTACATCTACTCTTCTAGTTTTATTTCCTCCTACTCTTTTTAATTCTCCATATTCAATAACTCTTAGAAGTTTAGATTGAATTTTTACATCCATAGCTGAAATATCATCTAAGAACATAGTTCCTCCATCAGCTTCTTCTAATAATCCTTTTTTACTTGCATTAGCTCCAGTAAATGCCCCTCTTTCATATCCGAAAAGTTCTCTTTCCATTGTTTCTTCTGGCATAGATGCACAACTTACAACAATGTAATTATTTTTTCTTCTGTCACTTTTCTTGAATATTTCTTTAGCTACTAGTTCTTTTCCAAGCCCATTTTCTCCAGTAATAAGAACAGGTAGATCGCTTTCAGCAACTTTTTCTATAAGGTTTTTAACATCTTTAATTCTTGAAGATTGTCCTACTATTTCAGTTTCTTCTTCGCTACTTAGTAATTTTTCCTCTAATTTTCTCTTTTCTTTTAAAATTTCAAGATTTTTAAGAGCTGGCATTATTATTCTGTTCATCTCTCTTAATTCAACTGGCTTCATCATATAGTTATAGATATCTGCATTTTTTAGTTCATTTAAAATCTCTTCATTTTCATCATCTAAAAGAGCAACTACTACAAAATCTTTTCCAATACCATTTAATTTTCTCTTTGCCTCTGCAAAATTAAACCAAGTTAAATATTCATCTAATAATACAATATCAAAATCACTTTCTCTTAACATATCTAATGCATCAAGAAGATT contains:
- a CDS encoding Nif3-like dinuclear metal center hexameric protein; translated protein: MKVKDIIGALEKKYPKINAESWDNVGLIVGKLNQEVKKVQFSLDATDRAIENAIKNSVDLIITHHPMIFKPVKSVTTMDNLGRKIIKLIENNKSLYAMHTNLDASKDGLNDYILNLLEVENSKIIDANEFDNEVGIGRLYTISKEMNIDEYANFIKKKLKIKNIRIISEDREKKVKKVALINGSGMSYWRKVKSLGADLFITGDIGYHDALDAKEAGINVFDIGHFESENCFVELLRKDIEGMGIEIITFNDGPIFEIY
- a CDS encoding sigma-70 family RNA polymerase sigma factor; this encodes MKSIKLKDLEKLIIEKYSDDEKFKEFLKENKDLKVEVIVENIKLKELEDMEEFTEETVIDYLDEIANLEVISEEEEKEQLENIEDSEEIVIKYLGEVASIAFNYTREGIAYMDIVQEGTVGLMKAISNYNLEENGEFKNYCKFWIIKEMVMFIQNKVEDIKYEFMNYFKTKKENFGKEHHHEHEEEHEHGEVYLKEEDLLPSIEAIEKRERLVDKKINFFNLNNRLSLRHIEILNLYFGFGSEKRHSIYEIEEKLGLEKGQGETLFQEALLILSTVEGKIAL
- the rpoD gene encoding RNA polymerase sigma factor RpoD; this translates as MRDFIKNEKVLSLVRKAMENKCITYEEINDELKSDFPVEKIEQLITGMMDQGIKIVRKEDLDREKKLVTALKTKEKSKSKAKVKPVSVPEEEEIKVVEKEDFPEEDDIDDFIDDRVDDIDDFDHFNPEELEEISEDELISDDLFNLSGDMKVDEPIKMYLREIGQIPLLSHDEELEYAKRALEGDDWAQKQLVEANLRLVVSIAKKHTNRGLKLLDLIQEGNIGLMKAVEKFEYTKGYKFSTYATWWIRQAITRAIADQGRTIRIPVHMIETINKIKKEARIYLQETGKDATPEVLAERLGMEVEKVKAIQEMNQDPISLETPVGSEEDSELGDFVEDQKMLNPYELTNRSLLREQLDGVLNTLSSREERVLRYRYGLDDGSPKTLEEVGKIFKVTRERIRQIEVKALRKLRHPSRRKKLEDFKV
- the dnaG gene encoding DNA primase; this translates as MKYRSEDIDMLIESLRIEEVVGEFVELKKAGSNYKGLCPFHPDTTPSFMVNPSKNICKCFVCGAGGNPVTFYSKYKKIGFSEAVEELSKKYNIPIKGIKENSKENENFERYYKIMEDAHIFFQESIFSNSGREALEYLAGRKINPKIIKENRLGFAPNRWSELNDYLINKGHSLSDIISLGLVKESEKGQYDAFRNRIIFPIYSTSGKVIAFGGRTLEKSKEIPKYINSPDTPIFKKGKNLYGFERNSIIKKKNYAMLMEGYMDVLSGYLYGFDVALAPLGTALTEEQGKLLKRYTSNVILAFDSDAPGQSATERAGLILKSLGFNIRVLILEGAKDPDEFLKAYGRDEFLKAVKNSMEIFDFLFKYYSREFDLSNTMSKTNFVSRFKDFFQCIETDLEKSIYLDKLSKQLDIEKEILKETLIDKNKKKVRKFEEIKESSNFIREAAAPLLEELTLALIVKDKSYFKYFKNKNIKGSLTKKVFSYIEENEENIKSIVKEIKDEIVLTKSETEEWEIVICLAINDFSSEEKTQKLLEEIFVSWFRIEIKEQLKNRENLSRFMKIKSIEMQLSRAGNFSKVLDIYKEYEEIINL
- a CDS encoding peptidylprolyl isomerase, with the protein product MAIRKFRKQMKPIIWFVTILFVLSGSYLTLMNLKGSMSGSGATYAFKLDGEKISKLEVERTKSTMIDGYSKYLGDKIDRSLIDIIAFNEVVDKNITLKIAEDLKVKVPGSEVSEQYDRIESSIGNKEQFKRMLQVQGYTRRSFKDELEKNLIVAKTLEKVRENITPTEDEIKEYYNENQYTMFNGKKLDEVKNSIVKELKEIKGNEEYAALLEQYRNKIKLENVADEYSAYVEKPELESDGFVITNLDMARRTLQNLFLTNGDREKARELSKDYFENQFKLVKAAVARGVKVDETLPIEYKFAEYNKGLFENIKNSLNPTDEQLKEFFNKNRMAYDIFPSTDAYIAILKVDPSEADKEAAKEKANEILKKLTVENFADMARENTDEPNSNGGDLGWFSKKDMVEPFQKAVFEGEVGKIYPKPVETIFGQHLIYIADRNDEEERAKASHILITPKISQETLEQKEKEIGELKVKLVENKIKFEDIAKENKDVLHSGLYSNINDAGYIPNLGYNSDLTKLIFKAPLNKIETAVINDAIFIFEKVKEVKYKAADFNENKDKIKDDYLNYQTQEEMKKLI
- a CDS encoding sigma-54 dependent transcriptional regulator, yielding MKNAILAISERKETLKQIRKELSEQYEIITFNNLLDALDMLRESDFDIVLLDEYLTWFNFAEAKRKLNGIGKDFVVVALLDDENEEILNELKNADIYNYMMKPVELREMNRIIMPALKNLEILKEKRKLEEKLLSSEEETEIVGQSSRIKDVKNLIEKVAESDLPVLITGENGLGKELVAKEIFKKSDRRKNNYIVVSCASMPEETMERELFGYERGAFTGANASKKGLLEEADGGTMFLDDISAMDVKIQSKLLRVIEYGELKRVGGNKTRRVDVRFIVASDKDLKDETEKGKFRKDLYHRLTVFPIEVPPLRDRKEDIPLLANYFLNKIVRELHRDTPVISGEAMKYLMEYSYPGNIRELKNMIERMVILSTDKIIGIEDLPLEIKMKSDTVENKTVVGVGPLKDILEQEIYSLADVEKVVIAIALQKTRWNKQETSKLLGIGRTTLYEKIRKYGLDFK